From Carassius auratus strain Wakin chromosome 1, ASM336829v1, whole genome shotgun sequence, the proteins below share one genomic window:
- the LOC113106754 gene encoding zinc finger and BTB domain-containing protein 5 — protein MDFPGHFEQIFQQLNHQRLHGQLCDCVITVGSRHFKAHRAVLSASSTHFRALFTAAEGDASTRMIHLDSEVVTAEAFAALMDMMYTSTLMLGESNVMDVLLAASHLHLNTVVKACKHYLTTRTLPMSPPADRGGQHHAETQQAVAANSHLQRSFLLQQLGLSLVSSGGTGTGRRTGSACASGSVDQHGSHPARRFLKRKQPLSLIASEQGRPRLSSQVQGIVGQSEGRVGGEKLLSPDSHGKIVDEVVAGVDGGLLDHDEYRRGLTHEDVQLPTQSDGGRGAGPEKTLLLPRKEEYPDTSHHHSEGMKIKNGGEEEEEQQQHMQVVVKTEPMSSPEAVDETSDVTSDQVEPAGEKLELSPEGSERSYSDPQPSSELLIKGNKGLGAPEDRGRGEQLSCSDALESSGGLHISSFLSTKAFAGRGASSNLAYSVDNIPNTTTGEFQADHDSARFFLPNDSISTSSSSLQLFPGDAQVCSDLQPESLLLRPLHDGTASSSSLATSRGGSVDQLALEFQRNILGIQAFPHSSRGGGGGCQAYRRITPKGASMLTDSPQQFAASSSSSSSMLLNGVNFEGSVPAGQNDGSSNLNPLPRLTRASADVLSKCKKALSEHNVLVVEGARKYACKICCKTFLTLTDCKKHIRVHTGERPYACLKCGKRFSQSSHLYKHSKTTCLRWQSSGMSNGLL, from the exons ATGGATTTCCCGGGACATTTTGAGCAGATCTTCCAGCAGCTGAACCACCAGCGGCTGCATGGACAGCTGTGTGACTGCGTGATCACGGTTGGCAGCCGTCATTTCAAGGCCCACCGTGCCGTGCTGTCCGCCAGCAGTACGCATTTCCGAGCTCTGTTTACTGCTGCTGAAGGAGACGCCAGTACGAGGATGATCCATCTGGACTCAGAAGTGGTGACGGCTGAAGCGTTTGCTGCACTGATGGACATGATGTACACATCCACGCTGATGCTAGGAGAGAGTAACGTCATGGATGTCTTGCTGGCCGCTTCTCATCTGCATCTGAACACTGTGGTGAAAGCTTGTAAGCACTACCTTACAACTCGCACTCTACCCATGTCTCCCCCGGCAGACCGTGGTGGTCAGCATCATGCCGAGACGCAACAAGCAGTAGCTGCCAACTCTCATCTCCAGCGCTCATTTCTGCTGCAACAGCTCGGCCTGAGCCTGGTCAGTTCTGGGGGAACAGGGACCGGGAGGAGAACAGGTTCAGCATGCGCTAGCGGGTCGGTAGATCAGCATGGTTCTCATCCAGCACGCCGTTTCCTGAAGCGCAAACAGCCCTTGTCCCTGATCGCTTCGGAACAGGGGAGGCCACGCCTCTCCTCGCAGGTGCAGGGGATTGTGGGGCAATCAGAGGGGCGTGTGGGTGGAGAGAAGCTTCTGTCTCCGGATTCTCACGGTAAAATAGTGGATGAGGTCGTGGCTGGGGTTGATGGAGGTTTACTAGACCACGATGAGTATCGAAGGGGACTGACCCATGAAGACGTGCAGCTTCCCACTCAGTCAGATGGAGGGAGGGGAGCAGGACCGGAAAAAACGCTGCTGTTGCCGCGTAAAGAGGAATACCCGGATACGAGCCATCACCATAGCGAAGGGATGAAGATAAAGAATGGAGGTGAGGAAGaagaagagcagcagcagcacatgCAGGTCGTGGTCAAGACTGAGCCAATGAGTTCACCCGAGGCTGTCGATGAGACTAGTGATGTCACGAGTGACCAG GTGGAGCCAGCTGGAGAAAAGCTGGAGCTGAGTCCAGAGGGCAGTGAGCGCAGCTACTCCGATCCCCAGCCCAGCTCTGAGCTGCTGATTAAAGGAAACAAGGGCTTAGGAGCACCAGAAGACAGAGGAAGAGGAGAGCAGCTCTCCTGCAGTGATGCTCTGGAGTCCTCCGGAGGACTGCATATTTCCAGTTTCCTCAGCACAAAGGCCTTTGCTGGCAGAGGGGCGTCATCTAACCTTGCTTATAGTGTTGACAATATTCCCAACACTACAACTGGAGAGTTTCAAGCAGACCACGATTCTGCTCGCTTCTTCCTCCCAAACGATTCCATCAGCACTTCATCTTCCTCTCTGCAGCTCTTTCCAGGCGATGCACAGGTCTGCTCTGACCTGCAGCCAGAGTCACTTCTTCTGCGGCCGCTGCATGATGGAACAGCATCATCCTCTTCATTAGCAACGTCCCGTGGTGGATCGGTGGACCAGCTCGCGCTTGAGTTCCAGCGAAACATTTTGGGAATACAGGCCTTCCCTCATTCATCCAGGGGTGGTGGTGGAGGGTGCCAAGCATACAGACGCATCACTCCCAAAGGTGCTTCAATGCTTACAGACAGCCCTCAGCAATTTGCtgcctcctcatcctcttcctcctcaatGCTTCtcaatggagtaaactttgaggGTTCCGTCCCCGCAGGTCAAAACGACGGCAGCTCAAACTTGAACCCGCTCCCCCGGTTGACAAGAGCCTCTGCAGATGTTCTGTCAAAATGTAAAAAGGCACTTTCCGAGCACAATGTGCTAGTGGTTGAAGGTGCGAGGAAGTACGCCTGCAAGATCTGCTGTAAGACGTTCCTCACTCTGACGGACTGCAAGAAACACATCCGAGTTCATACGGGAGAGCGGCCGTACGCCTGTCTGAAATGCGGCAAACGCTTTAGTCAGTCCAGTCACTTGTACAAGCACTCAAAAACAACCTGCTTACGATGGCAGAGCAGCGGTATGTCTAACGGCCTGCTCTAA
- the LOC113106768 gene encoding glyoxylate reductase/hydroxypyruvate reductase → MLVMWCTRTALGRLQRIAPCTVTGFNRAMSTLPKVYVTRKVPQDGLDILRKSGQVQFEMWDSDDPVPRVELLKKVKGCEGILCVLTEKIDTQLLNAAGPNLKVVSTMSVGFDHLSLDELKKRGIRVGYTPDVLTDSVAELTVALLLATSRRLIEATHEAKTGGWGTWRTLWLCDHELANSTVGILGLGRIGVAIAERLKPFKVKKFIYTDVAPRPELANMIEAEYVSLDELAKQSDFLAICCALTPETYGICDWNLFSKMKKNAIFINTSRGGVVNQEDLYEALSTGLIAGAGLDVTNPEPLPTHHPLFTLKNCVILPHIASASYTTRNSMSALAANNLLAGLRGEPMPKELKL, encoded by the exons ATGCTCGTAATGTGGTGCACAAGAACAGCGCTCGGGAGACTGCAGAGAATCGCCCCGTGTACCGTCACCGGATTTAATCGCGCGATGTCCACGTTACCGAAAGTGTATGTGACGCGCAAGGTGCCTCAGGACGGACTGGACATTCTCCGCAAATCCGGACA GGTGCAGTTTGAGATGTGGGACTCTGATGACCCTGTGCCCCGAGTGGAGCTGCTGAAAAAGGTCAAAGGTTGCGAAGGAATACTGTGTGTGCTCACAGAGAAGATTGACACACAGCTATTGAATGCTGCAG GTCCAAATCTAAAAGTCGTCAGCACTATGTCAGTGGGCTTTGATCATCTTTCTCTGGATGAGCTCAAGAAACG GGGAATCCGTGTAGGATATACTCCGGATGTTCTGACTGATTCCGTTGCTGAATTGACAGTTGCCCTGCTGCTCGCTACCTCCAGAAGACTCATTGAGGCCACCCATGAGGCTAAAAC AGGTGGCTGGGGAACATGGAGAACTTTATGGCTGTGTGATCACGAACTAGCAAACAGCACAGTTGGCATCTTGGGTCTGGGGAGGATTG GTGTGGCTATTGCTGAGCGTCTCAAGCCGTTTAAGGTGAAAAAGTTCATCTACACAGATGTGGCGCCGAGACCTGAGCTCGCAAATATGATAGAGGCCGAATATG tctcTTTAGATGAGTTGGCCAAACAGTCTGATTTCCTGGCCATATGCTGTGCTCTGACTCCAGAGACTTATGGCATTTGCGATTGGAATCTCTTCTCCAAGATGAAGAAAAACGCCATCTTCATCAACACAAGCAG AGGAGGTGTGGTTAATCAGGAGGACCTGTATGAAGCCCTGTCCACCGGTCTGATCGCTGGAGCCGGGCTGGACGTCACCAACCCTGAACCGCTGCCCACACACCATCCTCTTTTCACACTCAAAAACTGCG TGATTCTTCCCCACATTGCCAGTGCTTCCTACACGACACGGAACTCCATGTCTGCTCTTGCTGCCAACAACCTGCTGGCTGGACTCAGAGGAGAACCCATGCCTAAAGAACTCAAGCTGTAG